One stretch of Plutella xylostella chromosome 15, ilPluXylo3.1, whole genome shotgun sequence DNA includes these proteins:
- the LOC105388334 gene encoding bystin, whose translation MGKAKKLKPSQVGKNVALADQIETVSSVKSKNRTKERNRHDDDEEYVNADLSKKILKAARRQQADEAGPAPPKQVQLKTTFKDDNSDAESGSDNDDLEPDTFYENVEINEEDEEALKMFMSARPEKTRTLADIIMDKITDKHTELQTQFSDVETLKLQNIDPRVKTMYEGVRDVLQKYRSGKLPKAFKMIPNLQNWEHILYLTEPTTWSAAAMYQATRIFASNLKEKMAQRFYNLVLLPRVRDDLAEYKRLNFHLYQALRKSLFKPGAFMKGILLPLLEAGDCTLREAIIVGSVLARNSVPVLHSSAALLKIAEMDYTGASSIFLRILLDKKYALPYRVVDAIVFHFLRFDRDSRTLPVLWHQSLLTFAQRYKADISTEQRDALLQLLKRQSHPTITAEIRRELQAAKCRDVEVNEGVSSAMVVE comes from the exons ATGGGAAAGGCGAAAAAGCTTAAGCCTTCTCAAGTGGGGAAAAATGTTGCTCTTGCTGATCAAATTGAAACCGTATCTTCTGTGAAAAGTAAAAATAGGACGAAAGAAAGGAATCGACACGACGACGATGAAGAG TACGTCAATGCTGACCTATCTAAAAAGATTCTGAAGGCCGCGCGGAGGCAGCAAGCTGACGAAGCTGGGCCAGCACCACCAAAACAAGTTCAACTAAAAACTACTTTTAAAG ATGACAACTCTGATGCTGAATCTGGATCTGACAATGATGACTTGGAGCCAGAtactttttatgaaaatgttgAAATTAATGAGGAAGATGAGGAGGCCCTCAAAATGTTCATGTCGGCCAGACCAGAGAAGACTCGCACACTGGCAGACATTATCATGGACAAAATTACAGACAAGCACACTGAGCTACAGACACAGTTCTCAGATGTTGAGACACTCAAATTGCAAAACATTGATCCCAG GGTAAAAACTATGTATGAAGGTGTTCGTGATGTGTTACAAAAGTATAGATCAGGAAAATTACCAAAAGCCTTTAAAATGATCCCAAATTTGCAAAATTGGGAGCACATACTGTACCTGACTGAACCCACCACTTGGTCTGCCGCAGCCATGTATCAG GCAACCAGAATATTTGCATCAaatttgaaagaaaaaatggcACAAAGATTCTACAACCTGGTACTGCTGCCTCGAGTGAGAGATGACCTAGCCGAGTACAAGAGGCTCAACTTCCACTTGTACCAAGCTTTACGCAAATCCTTGTTTAAGCCGGGAGCATTTATGAAGGGTATTCTTTTGCCTCTATTGGAA GCTGGTGATTGCACATTGAGGGAGGCTATAATTGTTGGATCGGTGTTGGCTCGTAACTCAGTGCCGGTTCTCCACTCCAGTGCAGCTCTTCTGAAGATCGCTGAAATGGACTACACCGGGGCTAGCTCTATATTCTTGAGGATATTACTAGACAAGAAATATGCACTGCCTTACAGGGTTGTTGATGCTATAGTGTTCCACTTCTTGAG GTTTGACCGTGACTCCCGTACACTGCCAGTACTATGGCACCAGTCCCTTTTGACATTTGCTCAAAGGTACAAGGCAGACATATCTACAGAGCAACGCGATGCCCTTCTGCAACTGTTGAAACGACAATCCCATCCCACTATCACTGCCGAG ATTCGAAGGGAACTTCAAGCTGCAAAGTGTCGAGATGTGGAGGTTAATGAAGGAGTCTCTTCAGCTATGGTTGTTGAGTAA
- the LOC105388329 gene encoding macro domain-containing protein CT2219, with protein sequence MKFGSRLLSYPIPIPLSGTCIVRDISKTLAQCATNNFRTLTRLYSTIKMSQDSQTKWVAEKTRILNLPIEEKRSLYKSHVTVYGVDPWPKHADDNKVEENRKHTLDDLTEFKKITLDAGKSEDLAGKVSIFKGDITKLEIDAIVNAANSRLKAGGGVDGAIHRAAGPLLQEECNSLKYCATGDAKATGGYNLPAKYVIHTVGPQDGSASALQSCYEKSLSIMQEYKLKTIAFPCISTGIYGFPNRLAAHIALRTVRKYLETNSFVERVIFCTFMPVDVEIYETLMQMYFPLHKWNYVDGPSVTE encoded by the exons ATGAAATTTGGTTCCAGACTTTTGAGTTACCCCATTCCTATTCCTCTTTCAGGTACCTGTATTGTACGAGATATTAGCAAAACTTTGGCACAGTGCGCAACAAATAACTTCCGTACACTGACCCGGCTGTATTCTACTATCAAAATGTCTCAAGATTCTCAAACTAAATGGGTGGCTGAGAAGACTAGAATTCTTAACTTACCCATCGAGGAGAAGCGTTCATTGTACAAGTCTCACGTTACTGTTTACGGCGTGGACCCCTGGCCGAAGCATGCAGATGATAATAAAGTTGAAGAAAACAGAAAGCATACCCTCGACGACCTGACTGAGTTTAAGAAAATTACTCTAGATGCTGGGAAGAGTGAGGACCTAGCTGGAAAGGTTTCCATATTCAAAGGAGATATCACCAAGTTAGAG ATTGATGCTATAGTGAATGCAGCTAACTCTCGTCTGAAGGCTGGTGGAGGTGTAGACGGTGCTATACACAGAGCAGCTGGGCCACTGCTGCAG gAAGAATGCAACTCTCTGAAATACTGTGCTACTGGTGATGCTAAAGCCACAGGTGGCTATAACCTCCCAGCTAAAT atGTTATCCACACGGTTGGACCACAAGATGGATCAGCATCTGCCCTCCAATCATGCTATGAAAAAAGCCTTTCTATCATGCAAGAATATAAACTGAAGACCATTGCATTTCCTTGTATTTCAACTGGCATATATGGCTTTCCGAACCGTCTTGCTGCACATATTGCTCTCCGCACTGTCAGGAAGTATCTAGAAACAAATAGTTTTGTGGAACGAGTTATTTTCTGCACATTTATGCCTGTTGATGTAGAAATTTACGAGACTTTGATGCAAATGTACTTTCCACTGCACAAATGGAATTATGTAGATGGCCCTTCAGTTACTGAGTGA
- the LOC105388332 gene encoding very-long-chain (3R)-3-hydroxyacyl-CoA dehydratase hpo-8, with product MSEKTGKKVKSSEPSAIGKFYLIAYNGVQTAGWSYLLWQTLTHFLNRGTLDTFWNEINSTVVIFQTAAVLEVLHAAIGLVPSGVFVTLAQVYSRVFLVWGALLATQGATVSPGLPLCILAWSITESIRYAYYALNLVKAVPSWLLTLRYSTFLVLYPLGVTGELLCMYHSLDEILANKIWTVSMPNSWNFSFNYYYFLQFYMFLYLPLFPVLFGHMMSQRKKMLSKDKKTK from the exons ATGTCTGAGAAAACCGGCAAGAAAGTGAAGAGTTCAGAACCTTCGGCTATTGGAAAGTTCTACCTTATAGCTTACAATGGTGTGCAAACTGCTGG GTGGTCATATCTTCTTTGGCAAACTCTAACTCATTTTTTAAACCGTGGAACTCTGGACACTTTTTGGAATGAAATCAACTCTACAGTTGTCATTTTTCAAACTGCTGCAGTTTTGGAG GTGCTGCATGCAGCTATTGGCCTAGTGCCGTCTGGAGTGTTTGTGACCCTCGCACAAGTATATTCCAGGGTGTTCCTGGTGTGGGGGGCTCTCCTTGCTACTCAGGGAGCCACCGTCAGCCCCGGGCTTCCATTGTGCATATTAGCATGGTCTATTACAGAGAGCATTCGCTATGCATACTATGCTCTTAATTTAGTTAAGGCGGTACCATCGTGGCTCTTGACTCTGAG atACTCAACCTTTTTGGTCCTGTATCCATTGGGCGTAACTGGAGAGCTACTCTGCATGTACCATTCATTAGATGAAATCTTGGCGAACAAGATATGGACTGTATCCATGCCCAACTCCTGGAACTTTTCATTTAACTACTACTATTTCTTGCAATTCTATATGTTCTTGTACTTGCCACTCTTCCCCGTTCTGTTTGGGCATATGATGAGCCAGAGGAAAAAGATGTTGAGCAAAGACAAAAAGACAAAGTAA
- the LOC105388328 gene encoding 60S ribosomal protein L8 (The RefSeq protein has 2 frameshifts compared to this genomic sequence): MGRVIRAQRKGAGSVFVSHTKKRKGAPKLRSLDYAERHGYIKGVVKDIIHDPGRGAPLAVVHFRDPYKFKTRKELFIAPEGLYTGQFVYCGKKATLEVGNVMPVGAMPEGTIVCNLEEKMGRPRPLARASGNFATVIGHNPDAKRTRVKLPSGAKKVLPSSNRGMVGIVAGGGRIDKPILKAGRAYHKYKVKRNCWPYVRGVAMNPVEHPHGGGNHQHIGKASTVKRGTSAGRKVGLIAARRTGRIRGGKTDTKKEA, translated from the exons ATGGGTCGTGTGATCCGTGCGCAACGTAAGGGAGCCGGTTCGGTTTTCGTTTCACACACTAAAAAGAGGAAAGGAGCCCCTAAACTCCGTTCCTTGGATTACGCTGAGCGTCATGGATACATCAAGGGTGTAGTTAAG GACATCATCCACGACCCCGGTCGCGGCGCTCCCCTGGCCGTCGTCCACTTCAGAGACCCCTACAAGTTCAAGACACGCAAGGAGTTGTTCATTGCCCCCGAAGGTCTCTACACAGGACAGTTCGTCTACTGTGGAAAGAAAGCCACCCTTGAAGTCG gAAATGTCATGCCCGTGGGTGCTATGCCTGAGGGTACCATTGTCTGCAACCTGGAAGAAAAGATGG GACCGAGGCCGC TAGCCCGTGCTTCCGGCAACTTCGCCACAGTTATTGGACACAACCCCGATGCCAAGCGCACCCGTGTCAAGCTGCCGTCTGGCGCCAAGAAAGTCCTGCCCTCCAGCAACAGAGGCATGGTTG GTATCGTCGCCGGTGGTGGTCGTATTGACAAGCCCATCCTGAAGGCCGGTCGTGCCTACCACAAATACAAGGTCAAGCGTAACTGCTGGCCATACGTGCGAGGAGTTGCCATGAACCCTGTGGAGCATCCTCACGGAGGTGGTAACCACCAGCACATCG GTAAGGCCTCCACCGTGAAGCGAGGAACCTCGGCCGGTCGCAAGGTCGGTCTGATCGCCGCGCGCAGGACCGGACGAATCCGCGGAGGAAAGACAGACACGAAGAAGGAGGCGTAA
- the LOC105388330 gene encoding cryptochrome-1 → MSAAPAVVQAGEPPVVQPQAPPSDPAPRTAPPRHTIHWFRKGLRLHDNPAFREGLQDAVTFRCVFIIDPWFASSSNVGINKWRFLLQCLEDLDASLKKINSRLFVVRGQPADALPKLFKEWGTTALTFEEDPEPYGRVRDHNITAKCREVGITVISRVSHTLYKLDKIIERNGGKAPLTYHQFQALIASMPPPPPAELAVGPAGLHGATTPVSEDHDERFGVPTLEELGFEVENLKPPVWVGGESEALARLERHLERKAWVASFGRPKMTPQSLLASQTGLSPYLRFGCLSTRLFYYQLTELYKRVKRVRPPLSLHGQILWREFFYCAATRNPNFDRMEGNPICVQIPWEKNQEALAKWANGQTGYPWIDAIMVQLREEGWIHHLARHAVACFLTRGDLWISWEDGMKVFDELLLDADWSVNAGMWMWLSCSSFFQQFFHCYCPVRFGRKTDPNGDFIRRYIPVLKNIPTRYIHEPWAAPDEVQQAARCVVGRDYPLPMVDHGKASSINIERIKQVYAQLAKYKPQSNLNPQTVQRPNSMQMSPSPTSIITSINQSNFLCSQTPEPATDNFSATDQTELNDKNNQTIDINSTDKQDNYDLKNLTIMNNDLQQEFNNTNEMYLQTQQFINKIIRSDLYDQQQQPVKLNYNEEKGQFFLPAYNGNDELCLNPSNFETPSYTDLQPCNQQNGTEESTSNKEGQGGGAATEKKDSYSSINKTNPVDQNITTK, encoded by the exons ATGTCGGCAGCCCCTGCCGTCGTGCAGGCTGGAGAACCCCCCGTGGTCCAGCCTCAGGCGCCTCCGAGCGACCCCGCCCCCCGcaccgcgccgccccgccACACCATACACTGGTTCCGCAAGGGACTGCGGCTACACGACAACCCCGCCTTCAGGGAGGGCCTGCAAGACGCCGTGACGTTTAGATGCGTGTTTATTATCGACCCCTGGTTCGCCAGCTCTTCCAATGTCGGGATTAATAAGTGGAG ATTCCTCCTACAATGCCTCGAAGACCTGGACGCGAGTCTCAAGAAGATCAACTCCCGCCTGTTTGTCGTGCGCGGGCAACCGGCGGACGCGCTGCCCAAGCTGTTCAAGGAGTGGGGCACCACCGCGCTGACCTTCGAGGAGGACCCCGAGCCGTACGGCCGCGTGCGCGACCACAACATCACGGCCAAGTGCCGCGAGGTCGGCATCACCGTCATATCGAGGGTCTcgcacaccctgtataagttaGACAA AATAATCGAGCGCAATGGTGGCAAAGCGCCGCTCACGTACCACCAGTTCCAAGCTCTCATCGCGAgcatgccgccgccgccgcccgccgagCTGGCCGTGGGCCCCGCCGGCCTCCACGGTGCCACCACGCCTGTGTCTGAAGACCACGATGAGAGGTTCGGAGTGCCCACCCTCGAGGAACTCG GCTTCGAAGTGGAGAACCTGAAGCCCCCCGTATGGGTAGGCGGCGAGAGCGAGGCGCTGGCGCGGCTGGAGCGGCACCTTGAGAGGAAGGCGTGGGTGGCGTCGTTCGGCCGGCCCAAGATGACGCCGCAGTCGCTGCTGGCTAGCCAGACTGGGTTGTCGCCGTATTTGAG GTTCGGCTGCCTCTCCACGCGTCTATTCTACTACCAGCTCACCGAACTATACAAGCGAGTGAAGCGCGTGCGGCCGCCGCTGTCGCTGCACGGGCAGATCCTGTGGCGGGAGTTCTTCTACTGCGCCGCCACCAGGAACCCCAACTTCGACCGCATGGAGGGCAACCCCATATGTGTGCAGATCCCCTGGGAGAAGAACCAGGAGGCGCTCGCTAAGTGGGCCAAT GGTCAGACGGGGTACCCGTGGATCGACGCGATCATGGTCCAGCTGCGCGAGGAGGGCTGGATCCACCACCTGGCGCGCCACGCCGTCGCCTGCTTCCTCACGCGCGGCGACCTCTGGATCTCCTGGGAGGACGGCATGAAG GTGTTTGACGAGCTCCTGCTAGACGCTGATTGGTCGGTGAACGCGGGCATGTGGATGTGGCTGTCCTGCTCGTCGTTCTTCCAGCAGTTCTTCCACTGCTACTGCCCCGTGCGCTTCGGCAGGAAGACTGACCCGAATGGGGACTTTATCAG ACGCTACATCCCAGTCCTCAAGAACATCCCGACCCGCTACATCCACGAGCCGTGGGCGGCGCCGGACGAGGTGCAGCAGGCGGCGCGCTGCGTGGTGGGCCGCGACTACCCGCTGCCCATGGTGGACCACGGCAAGGCGTCCAGCATCAACATCGAGCGCATCAAGCAGGTGTACGCGCAGCTCGCCAAGTACAAGCCGCAGA GTAACTTGAACCCTCAGACGGTTCAGCGGCCGAACTCGATGCAGATGTCGCCGAGCCCCACGTCCATCATCACCAGCATCAACCAGTCCAACTTCCTGTGCAGCCAGACGCCCGAGCCCGCCACAGACAACTTCAGCGCCACAGACCAGACGGAACTCAACGACAAAAACAACCAGACCATAGACATCAACTCCACAGACAAGCAAGACAACTACGACTTGAAGAACTTGACCATCATGAACAACGACCTGCAGCAAGAGTTCAACAACACCAACGAAATGTATCTCCAAACTCAACAGTTTATTAACAAAATCATCCGGAGCGACCTCTACGATCAGCAACAACAGCCTGTCAAGCTCAACTATAATGAAGAGAAAGGGCAATTCTTCTTGCCCGCTTACAATGGAAATGATGAGTTATGTCTAAATCCGTCTAATTTTGAAACGCCGTCATACACCGATTTGCAGCCGTGCAATCAGCAGAATGGTACGGAAGAAAGTACCTCCAACAAAGAAGGCCAAGGTGGGGGCGCGGCGACTGAGAAGAAGGATTCGTATTCTAGTATTAATAAGACTAACCCTGTAGATCAAAATATAACCACTAAGTAA
- the LOC105388340 gene encoding cilium assembly protein DZIP1 has protein sequence MATKTSHDLHHNFAKLAEETGFVFNAHRPRVHLDWNKIRSIDVESLVKDRKFFVIEQNLNDIVDCVLESEFDVRILEPGVVKLFRLAQLALEYQQFCRRYLDRSVAVLRDQLTSVMQDLEAAKKDIRERDEEIRKLKRKSKHNFKPPQVFYGHDNIANMILKTLSHNGEMYPATSLLDSSHQYNKCNFCDKVFLNQLYLKSHMNRRHPNMMEHPEKDTDVKDQYSCNNNDHTKLNEEIMELRSKLQEMQTTITNLNNTHPTTPDFNNITSNVDNTNLVSEDIKGNGDAENTTAPDNTVLLEKIEEWKKEERDKYSKEMDLFRSQIFETINTMNQQKTENTIDHEKVLIQQLNSTIQEQGHQIHLLKEEISSKILEAERDKMNKSNEFEAQILQWMQKVETQTKQYQQMVDTLNQVTKEAQEARAQAEAERGRAARLQAMLEERQKKPETQAQNHRVEKHDDSKTTDDQHKSRSKSNKRSSWMSESKSLEELHQKAQALLNMKSSSSDDISDSNYSSSPKKVITKKPINDVRQKEIRVKYDHSADEEDISQEENIRQADFKPAKPLKLDPKVKKQSKIRVKYDHSEDEEAQEENIREADFKPAKPLKFDAKVKKQPKILKDKVDTIISKKNGLTVHHSPIRVIRAKLNEELNQRLALAGVDPLKGGVSNKEFNKLQKKLMQEQRLKIKNNPAYEKTRNSILAYLDTRAAAENEEHKSKYLTPTKSPKTFSLSSVMTNVKKKALSLVKHSDVSRENRLSMSEVTKRAIAILKTPPDSAQTSPVNKRRSPEKVIERNPKTSHFDRKVLATKASANKPERSDKLNTTMRQVVEVSISEESEDDSDTSESDHKYYDSTFLTKGSKSIDNLIKSPARRPATASGDYNEKLTTVKESSVDLSRTQSDPNILEVKDDKIYSNKLLSPYKSDIATKAVESPLKNQSILDAPKSPKQAKGVLKNAPSTSSLNKKKVLFDMDAIQTKSISASPSQSTEKSDTNENEKYELGLINLDDEEWDISSIDNEPLKKLHEETKINVISRATPSPKIAELKQTIESQLARRNETPSTMLVGGVDVLRGPRGKPASLGGSNTSLGSSVFDITDEAVIQVKTTTKTKQDHKDDSDLDISEFSIDDGIVNNKKRDSF, from the exons ATGGCGACTAAAACTTCACACGATCTTCACCACAATTTTGCCAAACTCGCGGAAGAAACTGGATTCGTGTTTAATGCACACAGGCCCCGAGTGCATTTAGACtggaataaaataa GAAGCATCGATGTGGAAAGTTTAGTAAAAGATCGCAAGTTCTTTGTTATTGAGCAAAACTTGAATGAC ATCGTGGACTGCGTGTTGGAGTCGGAGTTCGACGTGCGCATCCTGGAGCCGGGCGTGGTGAAGCTGTTCCGCCTGGCGCAGCTGGCGCTGGAGTACCAGCAGTTCTGCCGCCGCTACCTCGACCGCAGCGTCGCCGTGCTGCGCGACCAACTCACCAGCGTTATGCAG gaTCTGGAAGCCGCCAAAAAAGATATAAGAGAGAGAGATGAAGAAATAAGGAAGCTGAAAAGAAAGTCAAAACATAACTTCAAGCCTCCACAGGTCTTCTATGGTCACGATAATATCGCGAATATGATACTTAAAACACTGTCTCACAACGGTGAAATGTATCCGGCTACGTCGTTGTTAGATTCATCACATCAATACAATAAGTGCAATTTTTGTGATAAGGTATTCTTAAATCAATTATATCTTAAAAGTCATATGAACCGCAGGCATCCAAATATGATGGAACATCCTGAAAAAGATACAGATGTAAAAGACCAATATAGCTGCAATAATAATGATCACACGAAATTGAATGAAGAAATAATGGAATTGAGGTCGAAATTACAAGAAATGCAAACGACtattacaaatttaaataatacccATCCAACCACCCCAGactttaataatataacgAGTAATGTAGATAACACCAATCTTGTCTCTGAAGATATTAAAGGTAATGGAGATGCAGAAAATACAACAGCCCCAGATAACACTGTGCTATTAGAGAAAATTGAAGAGTGGAAGAAAGAAGAACGCGATAAATACAGTAAAGAAATGGATTTGTTTCGGAGTCAAATATTCGAAACCATAAATACAATGAATCAGCAGAAAACTGAAAACACTATTGACCATGAAAAAGTATTGATACAACAACTAAACAGCACAATACAGGAACAAGGACATCAAATTCATTTACTGAAAGAGGAGATATCAAGTAAG ATTTTGGAAGCAGAAAGAGACAAAATGAACAAAAGTAACGAATTTGAGGCGCAGATTCTGCAATGGATGCAAAAAGTGGAAACTCAGACAAAGCAGTACCAACAGATGGTGGATACTTTGAACCAGGTGACGAAGGAAGCGCAGGAGGCCCGCGCCCAGGCCGAGGCAGAGCGAGGGAGGGCCGCCCGTCTGCAGGCCATGCTCGAGGAACGACAGAAAAAACCAGAGACACAGGCACAGAACCATAGGGTGGAAAAACATGACGat agCAAGACCACAGATGATCAACATAAAAGCAGATCCAAGTCGAATAAGAGGTCCAGTTGGATGTCTGAAAGTAAGAGTCTTGAAGAACTCCACCAAAAAGCTCAAGCTCTTCTAAACATGAAGTCTAGTTCATCTGACGATATCAGTGATAGTAACTATAGCTCATCtccaaaaaaagtaataacaaaaaagCCAATAAATGATGTTAGACAAAAGGAAATTAGAGTGAAGTATGATCATAGTGCGGATGAGGAAGATATTTCACAAGAAGAAAATATACGACAGGCTGATTTCAAACCAGCGAAACCGCTAAAATTAGATCCAAAAGTTAAGAAACAGTCAAAAATTAGGGTGAAGTATGATCATAGTGAGGATGAGGAAGCACAGGAAGAAAATATACGAGAGGCTGATTTCAAACCAGCGAAACCGTTAAAATTTGATGCTAAAGTTAAGAAACAGCCAAAAATCTTGAAAGACAAAGTTGATACAATCATTAGTAAGAAGAATGGCCTAACCGTGCATCATAG CCCTATCCGAGTAATCCGTGCGAAATTGAATGAAGAGTTAAATCAACGTTTAGCCTTAGCTGGAGTAGACCCATTGAAGGGAGGGGTAAGCAACAAAGAGTTTAATAAACTGCAAAAGAAGCTAATGCAAGAGCAGAGACTTAAAAtaaag AATAATCCTGCCTACGAAAAAACTCGAAATTCTATATTGGCCTATTTAGACACCCGAGCTGCTGCTGAGAACGAAGAACATAAATCGAAATATTTGACACCAACCAAATCACCGAAGACTTTCAGTTTGTCCTCAGTGATGACGAATGTAAAAAAGAAAGCACTTTCTCTAGTGAAACATTCTGATGTAAGCAGAGAAAATCGTTTGTCTATGAGTGAGGTAACGAAGAGAGCAatagctattttaaaaacaccgCCAGATTCAGCTCAAACAAGCCCAGTAAATAAAAGGCGTAGTCCCGAAAAGGTGATAGAACGAAATCCTAAGACATCTCATTTTGACCGGAAGGTCTTGGCAACAAAGGCATCCGCTAATAAACCAGAAAGAAGTGATAAACTTAACACAACAATGAGACAAGTAGTAGAAGTTAGTATTTCTGAAGAATCAGAAGACGATTCAGACACTAGTGAGAGTGATCATAAGTATTATGATTCCACATTCCTCACAAAAGGATCAAAATCTAtcgataatttaattaagtcaCCAGCTCGAAGACCAGCTACTGCTTCCGGGGATTATAATGAGAAACTAACAACTGTGAAAGAAAGCTCAGTTGATTTAAGTCGAACACAGTCAGATCCCAACATACTGGAAGTGAAAGACGATAAAATCTATAGTAACAAATTATTGTCACCATATAAAAGCGATATAGCGACAAAAGCAGTCGAGTCCCCTTTGAAAAATCAAAGTATTCTCGATGCACCGAAAAGTCCCAAACAAGCAAAAGGTGTGCTAAAGAATGCCCCGTCTACATCTTCTTTGAATAAAAAGAAGGTGTTATTTGACATGGATGCTATTCAAACTAAGTCAATAAGCGCCTCACCATCTCAAAGTACAGAGAAAAGCGATACCAATGAGAATGAAAAGTATGAGTTAGGTCTCATCAATCTTGATGACGAGGAATGGGATATATCCAG CATTGATAACGAACCGCTAAAAAAACTGCACGAAGAGACGAAGATAAACGTTATATCCCGAGCGACTCCGTCGCCTAAGATAGCGGAGTTGAAGCAAACGATCGAGTCGCAGTTGGCGAGACGGAACGAGACGCCGTCGACCATGCTCGTGGGGGGCGTGGACGTGCTCCGCGGGCCTCGGGGCAAGCCCGCCAGCCTCGGGGGCAGCAACACCAGTCTCGGAAGCTCCGTCTTCGACATCACTGATGAAGCCGTCATACAGGTCAAAACTACGACGAAGACAAAGCAAGACCACAAGGACGATAGCGACCTCGACATCTCAGAGTTCAGCATTGACGACGGCatcgtaaataataaaaaaagagattctttttaa
- the LOC105388328 gene encoding 60S ribosomal protein L8 isoform X1 — MGRVIRAQRKGAGSVFVSHTKKRKGAPKLRSLDYAERHGYIKGVVKDIIHDPGRGAPLAVVHFRDPYKFKTRKELFIAPEGLYTGQFVYCGKKATLEVGNVMPVGAMPEGTIVCNLEEKMGDRGRLARASGNFATVIGHNPDAKRTRVKLPSGAKKVLPSSNRGMVGIVAGGGRIDKPILKAGRAYHKYKVKRNCWPYVRGVAMNPVEHPHGGGNHQHIGKASTVKRGTSAGRKVGLIAARRTGRIRGGKTDTKKEA, encoded by the exons ATGGGTCGTGTGATCCGTGCGCAACGTAAGGGAGCCGGTTCGGTTTTCGTTTCACACACTAAAAAGAGGAAAGGAGCCCCTAAACTCCGTTCCTTGGATTACGCTGAGCGTCATGGATACATCAAGGGTGTAGTTAAG GACATCATCCACGACCCCGGTCGCGGCGCTCCCCTGGCCGTCGTCCACTTCAGAGACCCCTACAAGTTCAAGACACGCAAGGAGTTGTTCATTGCCCCCGAAGGTCTCTACACAGGACAGTTCGTCTACTGTGGAAAGAAAGCCACCCTTGAAGTCG gAAATGTCATGCCCGTGGGTGCTATGCCTGAGGGTACCATTGTCTGCAACCTGGAAGAAAAGATGGGAGACCGAGGCCGCCTAGCCCGTGCTTCCGGCAACTTCGCCACAGTTATTGGACACAACCCCGATGCCAAGCGCACCCGTGTCAAGCTGCCGTCTGGCGCCAAGAAAGTCCTGCCCTCCAGCAACAGAGGCATGGTTG GTATCGTCGCCGGTGGTGGTCGTATTGACAAGCCCATCCTGAAGGCCGGTCGTGCCTACCACAAATACAAGGTCAAGCGTAACTGCTGGCCATACGTGCGAGGAGTTGCCATGAACCCTGTGGAGCATCCTCACGGAGGTGGTAACCACCAGCACATCG GTAAGGCCTCCACCGTGAAGCGAGGAACCTCGGCCGGTCGCAAGGTCGGTCTGATCGCCGCGCGCAGGACCGGACGAATCCGCGGAGGAAAGACAGACACGAAGAAGGAGGCGTAA
- the LOC105388331 gene encoding U7 snRNA-associated Sm-like protein LSm10 — translation MDKFVGNSKEKFFYHNTLLCLVKAMQGKNICVDLRNDSYVCGLVNAVDGFMNISFENAVYCDPQGNEFQFEHIFIHGRNIRYVHVPEETTILSTIKNELTKKKPAVPSKPPEKSRKAKKALQQHMATVALIKSGNAK, via the exons ATGGACAAATTTGTGGGCAATTCAAAAGAGAAATTCTTTTACCATAATACGCTTTTGTGCTTGGTTAAAGCAATGCAGGGGAAAAACATCTGTGTGGATCTGCGCAATGACTCTTATGTGTGCGGTCTTGTGAATGCTGTTGATGG gttTATGAATATATCTTTTGAAAATGCCGTCTATTGTGATCCGCAAGGCAATGAGTTTCAGTTTGAACACATATTCATACATGGACGGAACATTAGATATGTACATGTTCCTGAggaa ACAACAATTTTGtcaacaataaaaaatgagcTTACCAAGAAGAAACCAGCAGTCCCAAGCAAACCCCCAGAGAAATCAAGAAAAGCCAAAAAAGCACTTCAGCAACATATGGCTACTGTAGCTCTAATTAAGTCTGGAAATGCTAAATAG